CCGACCCCGATTCTTTTTATCATATTGCGCACGCTAAAATTTACCGCACCGAAGGAATAACTTTTAAAGAATTTCCTTGGACACAGTTTTCGACCATCAAACAATATTCTGCCGACCTTTGGTATGGTTTTCATATTTTATTGATTCCTTTCTCTTACTTTTCCGGAACACTTGGCATTAAACTTGCTGGGGTTTTGTTAACATTTTTTGTTTTACACTCTCTGTTTTTTGTTTTAAAAAAACTGAATGTTGTTTATTCTGGGCTTTGGACATTTCTGGCTTTTGTTTCGGCACCTAACATATTAAACCGCCTGCTTATGATGCGGCCGCATCTTTTATCTTTAGCTTTAATCATCTTGATTTTTTATTATCTGACACACCACAAAAATCAAGTAACACATACACTGAGCATACGATCGTATGCTCAGTGTATGATAATTTTTACCCTTTCATTTTTAGTCTCATGGATACATTTAAGCTTAGTTTGGATTCCCGTGATGGTTTTTGGAATAGTATTTTTAATTAAACTAATTATCGAGAAAACTTGGTTCTGGCGCGAAGGCTTGGTTTTATTAGCCGGTAGCATAACAGGCTGGTTGGCTAGGCCAAACCCTATTGGAGCCATAAAACTTGCCTACATTCAAGTGATAGAGCTTATGCTTCAAAAACAACAAGAAGTTACACTTCTTTTTGGGCGAGAAATCTTTCCTTTAGCACTCCAGACTCTTTTCCAAAACTTCTCTGCATTTGTGATTCTATGGTTTTTTGCCATAGTGGTTTTAATCTTGCTGATCAAAAAACATACCAACATACTTGAGAATGTTGGTATGTTATCTTCGGGCATAATATCTATAATATTTTTTATCTTAACTTTAACCACCGCTCGCCGTTCGCACGATATCTGGATTCCTTTTGGCATAATTTTTATTGCGTTAGTGTTAAGCGAAGCACTTAAACTAAATAAAAAAAATAGTTTATATTACATAACTATTTTTATAACAGGCTTAGTCACAATATTTTTAACAATTTATACTCCCTATAAAAATAGTACTAGCTTAAAAGAAAACGCTATAAAACCAACTAAATTCAAAGAAGCGGCACTATGGCTAAAAGAAAATTCCCAACCAAAAGATATTGTTTTTAATGTACGCTGGAGCGATTTTCCCATGCTTTTTTATTGGAACAATAAAAATTATTATATTGGGGGTATGGATCCTATATTCCAATATTCTTTTGATAAAAATCTCTATTGGAAATTTCACTATATTTCGGTAGACGAAGTCACTAAATATACTTGTGCCACCCCTGCTTGCACCAAAGAGATGCTTGTAGATACCTATACAGTTTTAAAAAACGATTTTAAGGCCAAGTATGTATTTTTAGAAAAACAAAGAAACCCGCTTTTTTATTATTATCTAGAATCAACTCCAAAACACTACGCCAAGAAAATAGATACCTTAGCCGAAGCGGTTTATGAAATAAAATAAAAAGTCGAAGTGTTTTTGTTTACTTCGACTTTTGTTAAGATCGACCAATTAAGCAGTTTTTATAAACTTCTCATACACCATTTTGGCGGCATTAACATCTTGAACAGCAAGGCCAGTAAAATAAGCTACTTTAACTCCATCGCCGAGTTCTAATCTGCCCAATGAAGCATCACCTATATTGGCTACGCGATTATCTATTCTTGCAAAGTTTATATCTTGATAATAACCCTCGGTCAAAGCCTGTTTAAACTCACCACTTTTTTTACATTGTTCTTCGTTATCTGGAATAACAATTGCCCGTATCATTATTTCTTTATCAAGCTGAGTCGTGCGAGAATCGCCACCCATAACTGATATAAAAACCCCTGCTGGCAAATCTTTAAAAAACAATATCGGCTCCGGTGTAGGCACAGCGCTCAAAATCGCTTGAGTATCGACTAGAGCAGAAGCGATTGAATCATGTAGTATAATATTATCGAACACCGAGTGTTTGATAATTTCTTGCTTAAATTTTTCTCTATTTTCAGCGTTGCGACTATGAACATTTATAGTAGTTACCCCTAATTCAGCAAGGCACAAAGCAACGGCTTTGGAAATTTTTCCCGTACCTAATATGGCAACAGATTTAACTTGTGGAGCAAAATATTTTAAACCAAGCGCGCCAGCCGCGCCAGTTCGCATATTGGTTATATATTCAGCATCCATCTCAATCGCGTTTGACGCGACTTCATTATTTTCAGGCTGGATTTTTATAACCGCGCTCCTTTGACCTAACTTGCCTTGAGATTCGGATGGCAACTCTTCTATAAATTTATATCCTGTATAGCCCGGTATACTCGCTGGCATTTTTAGAGTAAACCGACCCAGTGCATCTACATTTTGCTCGCGGGGCGGCATAGTGGCTAGGCCTTGCCCATACAATCTAAAAACTTCATCGCAATTAGCCAAAAAATCTGCCGCAGAAAAATTACTTTCTATAAAATCTGTTGGGATTTTCATTTTCCTCCTTTGGCTATTTTAAGCAATTTTTTAGATAAATAAAAGAACTACAGAATTACTGATTAACTGGCGGGGGAAGTCTTTTTTTAAAAACAATATATTTCATACCCAAAAAATTCCAAGTTAAAACTAAAAATACCGAACTTAAGGCGGCAATATTATCCCAAAGTTTTGCCGAAATGCCTTCGGGCGCGCCTATCACGTCTACCATATAAGAAGCCCAGCCGACATTTAACAAAGCGCTACCAGAAACTACCACAAGAAACAAAAAGAAATTGCCTTGCTTTTGAAATGTCCAGTTTTTATTCCAAATAAAGCTATTTACCACGGCACAAGTAAAAGATATTGCCTTAAAAATAGCAAAATAAAGCCCATGCGTAATGTTTGTTATGTAAATTAAAAAATTCAAAACCCCTAAATCTAAAAATGTGTTAGATAAACCCACTACAAAGAATTTTCCAAACTGATACACAAAAGGCCTCCAGATTTGAGATATTTTATAAGTTGCATATAGCCCCAGCACCGACAGGGGCGATATAATAACCGGCAACAAATATTTATTTATTGGTAATTTAAAATCTAAATTCTTAATAACTACCAACAACATTATAGAAACAAAAAAACCTAGAAACAGCGCCTTTAAAGCGTCTTTTTTTGTAAAAATCATATACTTTTCGCTAATATACGAATTAACACGAATATGGCTAATAAGAATTTACATCAAATCTAAAACCATTCACTATATTAGCGCTGATTAGCTATATTCGCGAGAACTCTAAAGATTAAACTTTGGTTCGTTGGGTTGAAGCTGGGGTTGAGCCTGTTCTAAAGATGGCCCCAACCTAGCTCGCGCCAATATTTCCTGTTCTACCACCTCCCTTTCTTTACCATAAGTCATACGCGACAAATTCTTAACAACTTTTATAGTTTCAGCATTGCCCTGAACCGGCGGATAAGTTTTTAAATTAAACGGCCTCGATGTTTGCCCTTTAAACATAAGTTTAACATAGGCATTATGATTATCTAAATTTATTAAATCGCGCTCATTAAAAAGTGGAGCCAACTGCGGTTTTAAAAATTCTGCATCTTCCACACCAATCCTAAACATAATCATGGTGCCGACGTTGCCAAAAACCGCAGCCTTAATTTTATCGGTCAGCTGGGCAATATACTGATGCGCCATTACCATGCTTAAGCGATATTTTCTGGCTTCGGAAAGAATAGTGGCTATAGAATCGGTAGTAAAATTTTGGAATTCATCTAAGTATAAATAAAAATCCACTCTTTCCGATTCGCTAATATACGCGCGTCTCATAGCATTTAACTGCAACTTGCCCACAATCATTAAACCTAAAAGATTAGCATTAACGTCGCCGACTTTGCCTTTAGAAAGATTGGCCAAAAGTATTTTTTTCTCGTTCATTATTTGGGCAAAATTTATGCCAGATTTTGTTTGGCCAATAATATTTCGCATCATGCCATTTTCTATAAACCGGCCCACTTTGGAAACCAAATAACCCAACATTTCCGATTTATGAAAATCGCTGGTTTGAGCCATTTCTTTTTCCCAGAAAGATTTAACTATGGGATCGGTGACTTTGGCTACTTTATTTTTTTGAAATTCTTTATCGGTAAAAATTCTTGGAATTTCCACCAAAGTGCCGGGGTCAGCCTCGTCGGCCATCAGCGTAAGCATGGCATTTCGCATATTATGTTCAAACATCGGCCCCATAGTTTCGGGCGGAAATAACTTGTAAAAGATCGACATCATTTCCTGAACCACAAAATCTCTTTCTTCGGTGCTGGCCGCTTCCAGCATATTTATGCCAATCGGGCGTTCTATATCGGAAGGATCAAACAAAATTACATCTTTCCATCTGTGTTGTGGAATATGCGATAAAGTATATTCAACTAAATCACCGTGCGGATCCAACACCGCAATACCATTACCCATTTCTACATCTTGGCGGATCATTTCTTGCAACAAAGTAGATTTACCGGTTCCGGTTTGACCAATAATATAAGAGTGTCTTCTACGATCGTCTGGAGCAATCCTGACAATAGTTTGCTCTGAACGAAATTCATTCCAGCCCAAATACGGCCCATCATTCATGCCCCAAGGCGCAGGCGCCGAACGGGCTTTCAACCATTTAATTTTTGGCACTCTAATACCTTGATGAGGCAGGTGATAGATGCTGGCCAGTTCTTCGGAACTTAAAATTATTTTTTTATTTTCATCAAAAAGCCTAAAGCTAAATTCAAAAATAATATTTTTCTTTTTTTCTCTGCTTTCTGAAAAATCATTTAAATTAGGAAAATTAAACTGATTAAAAGAAGTTTCAAAATCTTTTAATATGAGTTCGGCCCGTTCTTCGGTTGGGGCCGAAGCTACTAAACGAATATTAACCTCAAAATTAGGCTTAGCGGCATGGTTTTCTATGCCTTTTATAATTTCTTGATCTTGGGGAGTTAAAACAGGATTAGCCTTTTCTGCTTTTACCTTAAACGGAGCCAGCCACGATTTTTTAACCAAATGAAAGGCTTTATCGAAAGAATAGCCCTCCTGCATTTTTTTAGTAATTTTAAAAGCTGTTTTATTAAACTTTTTAGGAGATGGCCGCATTAAAATCTGCATGACCGCGCCTTCGTTATCTATTAGTTTTGAAAAATGCGTAGCAATTTCATTTAAAGGATCAACTTCTAAATCTTGATATGTTTTTATAGGTAAAAAAGAACTGCGACGCGTTCTTAAATAAGAAGCGGCTACCCCGCCACCCTGCTCTGGTATAAAAATATTATAGTCGGGCGCGGGTTCAACCACAGCTTCCGAAGAAACAGAATGCACCGCCCTTACCAACATATCTTTATATCTAGCAGGCACAGAAACATAAAACCTAATTTCATTTTTTATATAGGCAATTTCCCAAACCAAATAGGGCTGGCCAAATTCAAAAATTCTCCATGAGCCTTTTTCCATCATAGAAGCAAACACAGAATAGAGCTGTTCCATAGGCTGAGTTCTTTCTTTGTCTGTTTTAGGTTTTTGCCCAGGCTCTAAATATTCATCTTGGGGAATCAAAATTAAAAAAAGCTCCATATTAAGCCCGCGAGCTACCCGCCCGCGATTCTTAATGGAGCCAACAACCAGATAAAAAACAATAAGCCCGGCTAAAAATAAGCCGAACAATAAACCAACGCTAGGGAAAAAACCCAATAAAATCTCAGACATTAGTTTTCGCTAATATACAAATCTACGCGAATATACTAATAAGGCATATAAATTCTGATCTGATTCGCCATATTAGTATTAATTAGCTATATTGGCGAGAGTTATAGTTTTTCTATTTTGCCCAATTCTTCTAGCTTCATTCTAAAATCTGGATCGTCTTTCAATTCATCGTGAAATTTATCTTCCAACCAAGGATCATTCATATTCTTAACCATACGAATAGCCTTTTCCAAACTAGTTTTTTGAGCTACTTCTTTTAAATGCACCAATTTTTCTTCTTGGGGTAAATGCGCTACATCTAAAACTTCTTGCTGTATTTCTTCATCCAATAAAACTTCCTCTTGCACTTCTGCGGCATCAGTATTTTGATCGTCTGCCACCTGAGGTTGAGCAGTTGGAAGTTCTCCAGATTCCTGTGCTGAAATTTCTGGCGCAACCTGTGCCTCAATATTTTCTTGGGGCAACAAAACCTCGGGCGCGACTTCTGTTTCTGAAGCTTCTGGGTTTAATATGTTTTCTTTAGAAATTTCGTCCATAAGATGATATTATTATAGCATATATCTAAACCTTTAAATGAAGAAAATAACCTTTTTGACTTTGTTAGGTATTTTAGCTGTTTCTGTTTTTTTTAGATTTTATCAAATCAAAGAAACTCCATCGGGTTTATACCCCGACGAAGCAGTTAATGGTGTAAATGCCTTAGAGGCTTTAGCCTATAAAGATTGGAAAATTTTTTATCCCGAAAACTATGGCCGAGAAGGCTTATTTATAAACCTTCAATCCATAAGCGTTAACCATTTTGGTGCTTACCCTTGGGCTTTAAGAATAGTTTCGGGAATATTTGGCGTTCTTACCGTTTTAGGCTTGTTTTTACTAACTCGAGTTTTATGGGGCGATCGCATAGCTTTGCTTTCTAGCTATATGATGGCGATAAGTTTTTGGGCGGTTAATTTTTCGCGCATAGGTTTTCGGGCAATTATGCTACCGTTTGTTTTAGTCTGGGCTTTTTATTTCTTTTGGTCTGGAATTTTAAAACAAAATCGATATTTAATTATTGTTTCAGGCTTAATTTACGGTTTAGGCTTTCATACATATATTTCTTGGCGATTATCTCCCCTTCTTATACTTTTAGTTTTTTTAATGCTTCTTGTTAAAAAGGATTACAACAAAAAGTTTATTTTAAAATCTGTTTTATGGTTTTCTATAGCAGGCTTTATAGTGATGTCTCCCCTCGCTTTATACTACTTTAATAATATTCCCGACTTTTTTGGCCGGGCCGGTGATGTTTCTATTTTTAAAACTGCCTCACCCGCAAAGGCTTTCGCTGAATCTGCAGTAAAAACATTGGGTATGTTTAATATTTACGGCGACGCTAACTGGCGACACAATCTTTCCACTAGGCCTGAACTTTTTTGGCCTTTTGGCCTAGGTTTTATTATTGGCCTTGCTTCTGTATTAAGACGTTTTACCTCGGATAGAAATTTCTTTTTAATTTCTTGGTTTTTTGTAATGTTATTGCCCAATTTTCTTGCACCCGAAGGTGCGCCCCACGCCTTGCGTGCTTTAGGCGCCATGCCGGCTGTATTTATTATGTCGGCTATAGGCTTAAATAATTTTTATAATTGGGCTCAAAATAAATTAGATCACAATTCAAAAAACATAAAGCGCATTAAAAAAGAATTTACTTACTTATGTTTACTAAGTTTGATTTTATGTGGCGTTTGGGAATTTAGAACTTACTTTGTTGTTTGGGCCAACAAAATGCAGGTTATAACTAGTTTCGAAACTCGCTTAACCCATATTGCCAATTACTTAAATGGTCTAGACTCTAAAACTCAAAAATATGTAGTAGTTAACGAAACTGGCTCTATAATAAAAGGCGTTTCTATACAGGCTCAACCTATAATGTTTTTGGCGCACAAACAAAATATAAAATACCTAAACACAACCGAAATTGATTCTATCCCCTTAAATTTAACCGATGCGACTATCGTTTTAACAAAATACGACCCAGAATTATTCCAAAAAATAATGGCCAAATATCCCAAGGCGCACGAAGCTAACTTGATAACATTTAAAGCGATACGAATACAATGAAAAATTTAAAATATAATATTCTTGCTGGGTTAATAATTACTTCGGCTTTAATATTAGCCGTTTTTTCGGTCAAAAACGATTCTGTAACCACCGATGAATCGCCTCATGTTTCGGCTGGCTATTCCTACCTAACGCAAAAAGATATGCGCTTAAACCCAGAACATCCGCCTTTGATGAAAGATTTGGCGGCAATTCCCCTATTATTTAAAAAAATTAACTTTGATGCAGGGCATTATTCTTGGCAGAATGATATCAACGGCCAATGGACTTTTGGCACGCACTTTCTTTATGAAAGCGGAAACAACCCCGACAAGATAATTTTTAATGCCAGGCTCGCTGTAATGCTTATCTTTGTTTTGTTAGGCATTGTGGTTTATATATGGGCAAAAGAAAGATACGGCGGTAAAACCGGATTGTTTGCATTATTTTTAACTGTATTTTCGCCCAACATTATGGCGCATGGCCGTTATGTAACCACCGATGTCGCCGCCTCATTCGCTTTTGTTTTAGGTACTTACTTTTTTGTTAAGTTTATAAACAATCAAACAAAAAAGAATTTATTGTTTGCTGGCTTAGCGTTTGGCGTGGCTCAACTTTTAAAATTTTCTTTAATAATTTTGGTGCCATTATTTATTTTTACGGGACTCGTTTATTGGATAGTTTCAAAAAAGATTTCTTTCTCGCGACTTATCTTGTCCCTAGTGGCTATTTTTACTATTGGCTATTTGCTAGTCTGGCCAGTTTACCAATTTCACGTCTGGAAATATCCCGTCGAAAGGCAAAAAGCCGATACAACATTTACTTTGCGTTCTTACCCAGTTAAACCTTTGGCTAATGCTGTTATTTGGATGACGGATAAACCATTACTGCGCCCCTACGCTCAATATTCGCTTGGGCTTTTGATGGTTTTTCAAAGAACCGGCGGTGGCAACACAACTTATTATATGGGCGATGTGGCCTCTGTTGCTTGGAAAAGTTATTTCCCCATAATCTATCTGCTTAAAGAACCCATTCCCATTTTAGCTTTAATAGCCCTCGCTGTTATTTCTGTTTTGCCGCGAAATAAGTGGCGTTGGTCATCAATTAAATTTTGGATTAGTAACAATTTTACCGAATTTGTCTGGCTAACTTTTATAGTTATCTATTGGGGTTTAAGCATAAAAGGAAACTTAAATATTGGAGTCAGACATGTTTTGCCAACTTTTCCATTTATATATATGCTTACAGCTGGGCAAATTTCTAGCTGGGTTAAAACTGGTTTAAAACCAATAAAAGTTTTAGTTGTTTGTATTTTTGCCATATGGCTTGGTATGGAAACACTAAGCACTTACCCCTATTACCTTTCGTACTATAACGAATTCGCTAGTGGCCCAGATAACGGTTATAAATATGCGGTAGATTCCAACCTAGATTGGGGGCAAGATTTAAAACGTTTAACAAATTTTGTTAATGAAAATAATATAGAAAAAATAAAACTAGATTATTTTGGCGGTGGCAACCCAGAATATTATTTAGGCAATAAATATGAACGTTTAGATGCTAACGATACTTCGCAACGCCACGGCTGGCTAGCAGTTTCGGCTACTCTATTACAAAACGGCCGAGCCACCGCCACCAAAGGCTTCCAAGGTGATACAACGTTCTATAAATGGTTAAACGATTACGAACCCGTAACTAAAATTGGGTATTCTATATTTGTTTTTAAAATTGATTAAAAAAGACTTATATTTCTCTTTCTATCGAAGTTCCACTTCGATAGGTTTTAATGTCTTAGATAACTTTGACTTTTACCACAATATTTGCCATACTAATTATAGCGTTTGGAGGGTTCGCCCTCTCACAGCTTTCAAGCTGTAGCCAGACGCTAACAAAGAACCCGCCTTTTGGCGGATTTTTTGTTTTAAATTTATAGCCGATCTTTTACCATACGAATCAAATCATACTCATTGTGATATATACCGTGACGAGAGAAAACAAGGATTTTGTATGATTCTCCCTTAATTAATTGAAAAATAACTCTATATCCTTTTGATTTGCCAATATTTTCTCGCAAAGGAATAACTCTTCCTTTATATATTTTTAACCCACCAAACCCAGGAAACAGATCAATCCCGGGTGTTTCTTTAATACCCTTTAGGCAAAAAAGACGTTCCCATGCTTCTAACGATTCTTGTGGAGTTGGAAACCGTCGCAAGTTTCTGAAATCTTTTTCAATATCATTATGCCGAGACAACTCCATGAATATTCTTGATCAAATATTTGCCATCTCGCCGTATTTGTTACGATAGAGAGATAAATTATAATCAATAACCTCATTTGGCTTAGTAGCAATCCACGGAGCTTCACCGTGACTGGCATTTTTCATTTCTGATCCAGTAAATTTATCCCACTTAACGGCAATTTCTTCAAGCATTAACAATTCTTCTTTTTCAAAAACATTTACATCAAAATCAGCCACTAAAACTTCGATGTGCTGTTGATCATTATATCCATTTCCAATTTTTCGTTTAGTGATTTTTATCTCTTGCCCATCCATCTCTTTAAGAATTTTTTCTGCCATACGAGGTACAGGTCCGTTTTCAAAACGAAGATATTCATCACCAGTAACTGAACGGCCATATTTTTCAAAGAAATCAAAGTCTAGATAATATAAAAGCTTCATCATTTTGAGCTTACCCAAAGTGCCATTCTGAATCCTTTTTGCAAAGAAAATAATGGCGTTTCTATACTTTTTTTGATTGATTTTAGTTACATTTTTAACCATACATATATAATACGCCTTTCTCTTAAATTCTACAACTTAGGGCAAACAATGACTTCTTCTACGCTACTACTCCAAAACGGCGGAGCTAACGCCATAAAAGATTTTAAAGGAAGTACCACGCAGTATAACTGGCTAAATGCCTACGAACCCACAGCAAAAATTGGGTATTCTATATTTATGTATAAAATAGATTAACCACACACCTAGCAAGGATGGTCATTGCTAGGTGAGGAATGGCTTTTACTAATTTAAACTATTTTCTGTAACTTTTTATTAAACTCAAACACTCTCCATAAGCTTCTGCCTTTCCACCAATAAACTCATTTAGTCCATATTCTTCTATTTTGTTGCTCTCTGGTAATTTTTCCCTGTAATCCTTTCTATAACTTTTTACTAATTCTGCAACGTGTAGCTCTAAAGATTTATTGGTTATTTTTTCAATAAAACCCCTTGCTATTATTAATTCAATCGTCTCCTCATATAAATCTTGCAAGTTTTCCCAGAGTTGAAATGTTTGGTATTTGTCATCTTCTTGAAGATTCTCCCACTCATCCGGTTCAATTTCCACAAAATTATCATCCTCTTCAGCATATTCATGGTTCATTACGAGGAATGGAAAATAAAAATCGGGATGCTGGTGCAAATATTTTAATATTTGAATTGCAAGTTCTCTACTTATGTCCATACTCGATCTTTGATCAAGTATTAGGTAAAGTCAACTATCTAACTCTGTATACACCTCTACCCATAAATTCAAGATAATTTTTGTCACGTAAAACCTGTAATTGTTGACGAATTTTATCCTTATGGTTTGGGCTACTTTCTGCCACAAGAACTGTAAGTGCGGTAAGCGCGGAAGGAGTTATCTTTTTAGTATCTAGAATATTCGCTTGTCTTAAAAACCAAGCAAACGCAAAAGCACCCGATCGTTTATTGCCATCGATAAATGGGTGATCTTTAACTATAAAATATAACAAATGTGCCGCTTTTTCTTCTGCGCTTTCATATAATTCCTTACCGCCAAAAGTCTGCATTACATTACCAACAATTCCTGCCACAGAACCCTTGCTTCTTTCCGTACCAAAAATATTAGTGGCTTCTTTTTTATGAATAAGCTCTGCTTTTAGTTTATTTAAACTATCGGTAATTTTCTCTGCAGTTAACTCAACTTTCTTTTTTGTTAATTTTCCTTTTGGTAAAATGCCTTTGTCGTAAGCATCAAGCGATAACCAAGTATCCGCAAAAAGCGATATAAGTTCAATGGCGTCTCCCGCGTTCACACTAGACCCTACAGGTAAAATCTTTTTAATGTTTTCTACAATGCTTAAAAACTGTTCGTAATTTTTAGCAATTCGGTTTTTGTTTATAGCAAAACCATCTACAACATAGCTTTTTAGTGTTTTAGTTGCCCACTGGCGAAAAATAGTTGCTTTTTTGCTATTAACCCGATAACCAACCGATAAAATCATATCAAGATTATAGAATTGCACTTGATATATTTTTCCATCGTCGGCAGTATGTGCAAATTTTGCACATACTGAAGTAGCATCTAATTCTTTATCTTTTAGGATATTTCTAATATGCTTTGTCACAACCGAACGTTCAGCCTGAAAAACCTCGGATATTTGAGCCTGCGTAGCCCAGATAGTTTCGTGCGTAAAATCACCCCGAAACTCAATAGCTCCGCTTTTTGCTTGATAAATCACTAATTCCTTATTTTTCTTTATATTCTTCATTTAAACTTATAGTAAACCTTATTCTGAATGCGTAGATCTAAATAATCCAACAAAGCGGTTGGGCCGGTTTTTTTAATTTCGCCTAACGATTGTTTTAAAGTTTCTAAGGTTTTATATATATTCTCGCTTAAATTTAAACGCAAGACCCAGCCTTCGCTGGTTGTAAAATCAAAATCGGAATAATTGGAATCTTCGGTTTTAGTGTCTAATAATTTAATTTCAAACTTTGTTGCTAATTCCTCTTTTAAAAAATTTATTTTACCTAAAGTATTTGGGTCCAAAAGTTTATCGCCAACTTTAAGCTCTTTATTTGTTTTATCTTCTACAACCGGAACCATATTGCCACTAACCTTAGCCCCTTCGTTAAAAGAAACGCCTTCCTTGTTTAACCAAAAACACTTTCCTGTTTGGCATAAAACTGCCGACAAGGTTTTATCTATAGAATTTTCTTCTTTTACTTCTTGGCTAACAGTATGCTTTTTAAAATAGAAAAATATTCCAGTAATTAAGGCTAGGGTTAAAAACAAAAGTGGCCCCGCATAGCTAGGGACTTTTACTTTTGAAAAAACATTTTCTTTTTGCGCAAGACGGAATTTTTCAGCCATTTGAAAAAACTCTAAATACTAAAAACTAAATTCTAAACAAACCCCAATTCTCAAAACCCAAAACTGTTTAGAACTTAGAATTTATAATTTGTTTAGAGTTTAGATATTAGGATTTGGGATTTATGGATTTAAAGGTAAGGTATCTTTGCAGATTCTTTGGAATAGTTACCGAACCATCCTCTTTTTGATTGTTTTCTAATATGGCAATTATAGCGCGTGAAGTAGCCACAGCTGTGCCGTTTAATGTATGAACAAAGTCTGTATCGCCATTTGGTAAACGATATTTAATATTTAAGTTTCTAGCTTGGTAATCTGTGGTGTTAGAAGTAGATGTAACTTCGCCCCATTCGCCTTGTGGTGAGCCTGCTGTCGAACCACCTCTACCCGGCATCCAAGCTTCTAAATCGTATTTGGCAGCAGCTTGCGCGCCTAAATCGCCAGTGCACATTTCTAAAACACGGTAAGGAATATTTAAACCTTGGAAAATTCTTTCTTCCAAACACAAAATTTCTGCGTGCATATTTTTAGATTCTTCGGGCGTGGTAAAGGCAAACATTTCCACCTTGGTAAATTGGTGTACTCTATATAACCCCTTGGAATATTTGCCATATGCGCCAGCTTCTCGGCGGAAACAATGCGATAATCCAGCATATTTTTTAGGTAACACTTTTGAATCTAAAATTTCATCG
This genomic stretch from bacterium harbors:
- a CDS encoding NAD(P)-binding domain-containing protein; its protein translation is MKIPTDFIESNFSAADFLANCDEVFRLYGQGLATMPPREQNVDALGRFTLKMPASIPGYTGYKFIEELPSESQGKLGQRSAVIKIQPENNEVASNAIEMDAEYITNMRTGAAGALGLKYFAPQVKSVAILGTGKISKAVALCLAELGVTTINVHSRNAENREKFKQEIIKHSVFDNIILHDSIASALVDTQAILSAVPTPEPILFFKDLPAGVFISVMGGDSRTTQLDKEIMIRAIVIPDNEEQCKKSGEFKQALTEGYYQDINFARIDNRVANIGDASLGRLELGDGVKVAYFTGLAVQDVNAAKMVYEKFIKTA
- a CDS encoding GtrA family protein, giving the protein MIFTKKDALKALFLGFFVSIMLLVVIKNLDFKLPINKYLLPVIISPLSVLGLYATYKISQIWRPFVYQFGKFFVVGLSNTFLDLGVLNFLIYITNITHGLYFAIFKAISFTCAVVNSFIWNKNWTFQKQGNFFLFLVVVSGSALLNVGWASYMVDVIGAPEGISAKLWDNIAALSSVFLVLTWNFLGMKYIVFKKRLPPPVNQ
- a CDS encoding type IV secretion system DNA-binding domain-containing protein; translated protein: MSEILLGFFPSVGLLFGLFLAGLIVFYLVVGSIKNRGRVARGLNMELFLILIPQDEYLEPGQKPKTDKERTQPMEQLYSVFASMMEKGSWRIFEFGQPYLVWEIAYIKNEIRFYVSVPARYKDMLVRAVHSVSSEAVVEPAPDYNIFIPEQGGGVAASYLRTRRSSFLPIKTYQDLEVDPLNEIATHFSKLIDNEGAVMQILMRPSPKKFNKTAFKITKKMQEGYSFDKAFHLVKKSWLAPFKVKAEKANPVLTPQDQEIIKGIENHAAKPNFEVNIRLVASAPTEERAELILKDFETSFNQFNFPNLNDFSESREKKKNIIFEFSFRLFDENKKIILSSEELASIYHLPHQGIRVPKIKWLKARSAPAPWGMNDGPYLGWNEFRSEQTIVRIAPDDRRRHSYIIGQTGTGKSTLLQEMIRQDVEMGNGIAVLDPHGDLVEYTLSHIPQHRWKDVILFDPSDIERPIGINMLEAASTEERDFVVQEMMSIFYKLFPPETMGPMFEHNMRNAMLTLMADEADPGTLVEIPRIFTDKEFQKNKVAKVTDPIVKSFWEKEMAQTSDFHKSEMLGYLVSKVGRFIENGMMRNIIGQTKSGINFAQIMNEKKILLANLSKGKVGDVNANLLGLMIVGKLQLNAMRRAYISESERVDFYLYLDEFQNFTTDSIATILSEARKYRLSMVMAHQYIAQLTDKIKAAVFGNVGTMIMFRIGVEDAEFLKPQLAPLFNERDLINLDNHNAYVKLMFKGQTSRPFNLKTYPPVQGNAETIKVVKNLSRMTYGKEREVVEQEILARARLGPSLEQAQPQLQPNEPKFNL
- a CDS encoding glycosyltransferase family 39 protein, with the protein product MKKITFLTLLGILAVSVFFRFYQIKETPSGLYPDEAVNGVNALEALAYKDWKIFYPENYGREGLFINLQSISVNHFGAYPWALRIVSGIFGVLTVLGLFLLTRVLWGDRIALLSSYMMAISFWAVNFSRIGFRAIMLPFVLVWAFYFFWSGILKQNRYLIIVSGLIYGLGFHTYISWRLSPLLILLVFLMLLVKKDYNKKFILKSVLWFSIAGFIVMSPLALYYFNNIPDFFGRAGDVSIFKTASPAKAFAESAVKTLGMFNIYGDANWRHNLSTRPELFWPFGLGFIIGLASVLRRFTSDRNFFLISWFFVMLLPNFLAPEGAPHALRALGAMPAVFIMSAIGLNNFYNWAQNKLDHNSKNIKRIKKEFTYLCLLSLILCGVWEFRTYFVVWANKMQVITSFETRLTHIANYLNGLDSKTQKYVVVNETGSIIKGVSIQAQPIMFLAHKQNIKYLNTTEIDSIPLNLTDATIVLTKYDPELFQKIMAKYPKAHEANLITFKAIRIQ